GTCGCTCCCAGAACCGGTCCTCGGCCAGATCGAACGCGAccttcttgagatcctTTCCGCGGGCCTCTCGGTCGGCCGAAAGGGCCCACTCCAGGAACTTGTCTGCAGTTCGCACGTAGAAGGCTCGAAGGACCTCAAACGGCTTGGGATGAGGCAGCCAGGGTCGGGGATCGGGAATGGTTTCGTTGGAaacctcctcttcttcttcctcctcctcgccgtcgtcttcctccacaCCCTCagcgtcgtcgtcgtcttcttcaaactcgtcgtcctcatcctcctcgtcatcctcctcgtcagaGTCAACGTCCGCCTCCTCAAGCTCCCGCAGGTCTTCCCAGAACACCTTCACGCcgtccagcttgttgagaTCAATGCCATAGAAGGTGTCCAAAGTGAACTCCCGGTCCCCTCGTTCCCATGAGCCTCCAAACACGTAAAGAACGTCGTCACAGACGGTCATGGAAGCATTGAACCGAGGATGAGGCAGTTGGTTGGCAATAGGATACTCCTTCTGCaccacctcctctccatcggagtccttgagagtctcctcctcctcctcaaccgCAGGAGTCTCACCGTCCTCACCCAGAtccagcttgtccttgaaAATGCTGTCAAGAGTGGCCTTGAGATCGTCGTCTCGGCTGATTTGGGCCCGTTCCAATGCagcctttcgcttcttggcacTTCGCAGAGACAGACCAAACCACCGGTTACTTTCAATCTGGTAGGCGTACAGCTGGTTGTAAAAAGTGGAGTCCAGACTCTCCTCGGTCTCGTCGGTGTCAAACACTCCTCCAAACATGACTCCTCGACCTCGATGGTGCACCAGAGAAGCACCAactcgaggagaaggcgcGTACTGTCCCTTCTTACGTCTCTCCCACCGAGAAGCCTTAATATCGGCCTTCATCTTAAGATGCCACACATCCTGATGCACCTTGCCGACAAcggccttcttgcccttgtgCTTGACCTTGGAGTATCCTCCAAAAATGACGGGACCCTCGGGAC
The Yarrowia lipolytica chromosome 1A, complete sequence genome window above contains:
- a CDS encoding uncharacterized protein (Compare to YALI0A11407g, similar to uniprot|Q08979 Saccharomyces cerevisiae YPL263c KEL3, similar to Saccharomyces cerevisiae KEL3 (YPL263C); ancestral locus Anc_6.10); translation: MAKDKKKDKEAKKLRAAEKAKKNAAKGEKKQKKVAAKQGEDEDDMDIDEILANYKKEQEAHDKVTITNVERPSKRVSCSMCTSPVHGKKELFLFGGEVSNHSGTCAFFNDLYSYNINTDQWKKIESGNSPLPRSGHQMITHPSGIILMFGGEFSSPKQNTFYHYGDTWLFDAETREWSKLDQKKGPSARSGHRLTYWKNYILLHGGFRDLSQSTTYLDDLWAFDVTTYKWTQIEFPPNHQTPDARSGHSFVPSPEGPVIFGGYSKVKHKGKKAVVGKVHQDVWHLKMKADIKASRWERRKKGQYAPSPRVGASLVHHRGRGVMFGGVFDTDETEESLDSTFYNQLYAYQIESNRWFGLSLRSAKKRKAALERAQISRDDDLKATLDSIFKDKLDLGEDGETPAVEEEEETLKDSDGEEVVQKEYPIANQLPHPRFNASMTVCDDVLYVFGGSWERGDREFTLDTFYGIDLNKLDGVKVFWEDLRELEEADVDSDEEDDEEDEDDEFEEDDDDAEGVEEDDGEEEEEEEEVSNETIPDPRPWLPHPKPFEVLRAFYVRTADKFLEWALSADREARGKDLKKVAFDLAEDRFWERREEVRVMEDHFEEIGGVAEVVERDVRSGKTRR